CCCGCGCCGTTGAAGGCTTTAACACGGGCACTGTAAAGCGAGGCGTAGTGTAATCCGTCGATGGTGCACACAGTTTCACGCCCGCAGTACACTTCCTGCAATAAAAGGATAACTCAGTTATATAAGCTGCAGCGGAGGGTTAAACGATAACCAAAATTGTCCAAAActcctattaaaattaaaaaactcgtGAGTATTTTAACGTAGAGACTACATTAAagctgaaagtgggtagtacttcgacttcaatttcgggaggccgagttcggatcccagcacggCTTTAGAGGTACGTTGTGTACGGTCTCTGAGCCTTACCTGTGAAAACGAAAACctaatcgtttttgagtaaacaactgccatagtttttactgaaacaaaTCTGATACATCCCTAATATTGATGATTAAAATCATcgtcgcgtaggtactatgcgcgtatcggtcttttgtcttctaatagggttgtcataagtaaacactaagaatgttttgaatttgtttgtacaaaaaaatttatatgcttcttgtaatttaaatttttacaatatttttgattccttatgaaatatacctatgcatgcttcaacattatttcgttattctgttacccgttgtatacttcccagacgtggGAGTATACAACGACCTAAACTAAAGACCCGTCCCAATCGGAGGCTTTGCCCACAAATAGAATAAAGAAGTATCCTTCATACACCAttagataatttattaattatgtgtgttttaaacaggtaattaattaatttcacttgctttaacgtcgAAAGAAATTATCTTgaaggaacctgcatgcctgtgtggtctccacaatgttctcaaaggcatgtaaaGTCTACCCATGCGCATTCTCATTCGTAGAGGAGACTAAGGTAATGgcttaataataatgaatgtaTATGGCAATTGTAATAGATAAtcctatttaataaattgagtGTACATAAAAAGATAACTTATTATAAAGGCatcgttttaccctttgggtacggaaccctaaaaattaattaataattgagttAGAGGTGAAAGTATACCCGGAACGGTCCGCCCAGGCCGTCGTCGAGTTCCAGGACGTATCCGCGTACGGCTCGTGGTACGTGCGGCGCACGCCACGCCAACGTACACGAACAGCCACGCGCCGCGCACGCTTCCACCGCCATTTCAGGAGCGCCAGGCGCTGGGTTCATACACAAACATACGTATACTACTTACTATTTAAACAAGGCTATCTTTACTTATATAATACCTTTAAATGAAGGACCTTGAACAATTCTTGTATAATATACAgggttaattaaaaattaccagaaagctctcggacTTGTTGTGCCTATTAATTAAACTAACTGTTTTACGGCTATTTTAAACtctgaattaatttatttcatacaaaaaaaaaatatgatcatgttatttctgtaaagtaacATTACACTGTGGAACCAAATACACGTGATTCGACGACGcgtagtcgggtcagtgaccgcacgatAGAGTCGTTTAGGTGTTACAtcacagagtagtaacaagtagagtatctatgtaaaaatattgaatatttcacaaactaccGATCTAAAAAACAAGTCTTAGAACAAACGATGTTGGTTTTGATTCAAAtaactacaggccgagagctttctggaactttttttttaacactgtATATGTGTCGCGAAGCGAACAAAACGTCAAGTTAGTTGACTTGGGCGTATTCGGTATAGAGGTTGGCAACATACGTTGGAAGCACCAATACTGGCACATGCACTAAAAAGAGTAATAATGACAGAATGTCAGTGAGAACGTGAAGATGGCAGTAGACATCAAACTAACATCAAATGAACCTCTTTTTCTTGAGATATGGCGTAGAAAGACGTTGCCAACTTAGGCCCGACTTCCGCCGTGTTCTGGATTAAATCTGCTCGCATCCTAGCCATATATGTGTATGCACGTGTGATTACGCAACgatttattgtaaaatgatATCACGCATATATAGTCTTATTTCCAATAATTACGATGCAGTAAGAGCTCATGGAGAATGACCACTCATGCACATCTTTTTACGCATACCTTCGTCATATACAATCTGAATCTTGGAAACGACTCTTATGAAATTTACTATACTAGGGGGTTTCGAAGGCGTATTAtaactttagtaggatagcgatgaggccacgaaaagatgcaaataaacataccatacaaatatcactttattaatttactttataaaactatgacaatatgaacttatcgttttacaacctcgcaattcacttcataactctctaaagaacgatccaacccgccaagaggAAAACCCAATTTCCCACCAAAACTCatagcgtccaggtagaattcaagcaatttgattggttcccgccgttatgcgactaccggcgttaaccaatcggagaatgacaaccgatcgtctcgttcaaaaataagattaatttaaaaaaaataacaaagaagtgtaaattataatgctagttaaatttaaatcctaaccggcgataaattgatctcgctagattttacttttattacatttagataacatcaaatttcatttatcaaACATGTGTTGCAATGAAACAATATCATTAGAATACAAAGGTAAATTTCACAagataataattacaattttataattgctCAGATGGGAAATCGGGTGGTCCCGAAATCAGAAGGCCTAAGTTcgacttttttatttaacaaaaatactgAGTAAAGCTACATAAAAGTTATGTGATACATGATTAAAGTAACCtgggaaaactaacggttcccgcGATCTTTGTAAAAAAAGAGCTAAAAACGCGGCTGAAGTTGCAAGCATAAGCTAAAATTCTATATAACAGATCTGAATAATTTGCTTTTCACTATGCtatatttcttcattttaacaAACTACCCTTTCATGCATATTTTATGGGATAAAAAAAGTCATTGGATTGAccataaattacacaataaagATTTTGTAAGAAAAAATCTACCATAGTATACCTGGTGTTTTCATTTCCTTTTCTGGAGCTGCATTCCAATGTTggttaattaaagaaatatatgtattgaattttttataaagttgttTTTCTTCATATAACGTTAGAAATCAATTCATAAAAACCaagtaaatttacaaaaaaacttctTGACCCATCGTCCTATCAATTTGTCTTTGGAACAAACCACATGGGAAACTATTGTTCTAAACAGTCATTGGCTGTTATTAACACACAATGCATACTGCAGGTACAGTAGTATGTAGACAACGAATCATTAATAGCTAAtacatgggcgtacccagcttctggtctagTCGGGTAAGTGAGGTTTTATTAGGTCAAATTGTCCGAcctgttttgtgttttttttagagggccctctataatcgatactgaagtcTTAACTGTATTTATCGATTCATTTTCTGTGAGATTTCCAGGCTGCCCACCCGTGACCCCCCCCTGTTACGTTAATAACAGCCCACTGCTTGATTATAGGCCTCTCTCAAGGGGAGGGtctgtccataatcaccacagtGACCAGACAGATTGGTGATTGCAATAGATGGTTCTGGTAGTACAGAGTATGATACTGCGCAtttcctttatattcccttagtcaacTGTATTCTGGTTTACCGTATCTACATTTCATACAAAACAAATCTTCATCTCATCTCCAAATATCCACCACCATTAACCTATCTTGCTGTTCATAGCAACACGAGAGTGATAGATTTGTAAGATTGGTAATACACTTACGTATGCATTCaacaaaatttataactttGACGGTTCGTAGCACAGGCTCAATGTCAAGTGTTAGAGCAGGCGGAGCTGGGGGTGTCTCCAGCGACAGTCTTAGTCCTGATGCTGTGTCTTGTGCTCGAGCAGTCAGAATTTTACCCacctgtaaaataaaatttatttaaaaaacattctaatatttattgaaatggtttaaatttaaaacagacTTGATAAGTGAATTATTGTAATTCAGAATCTTTTGAACTTTAATTCTAAGAACTTATATAGAGTGTCTATTCACAAACAGTAATTCAATTGTTTATCTTTGCTGCTGATTTTAAACATTTGTGCGGTATAAATTTGACAAACAAATGTATTTTAGCTTGGTTTAAGAGTAAATATTAAGCTAGAgccataggcgatggttttaatattttagtaacatTGAACTCTTTTATCACACAAAGTACActagtataataaaacaacctgCAAAAATGCTGCATGGTCCGATTCTTTTAAGGCTTCTattgaaaaatgtaataatgcaGTGGCTTCATGAACTTTTTGTGCAGCCTGTGACATAAATGATCTCATGTTTGCTACAGCTTCTGTTTTTGTGTTTCGTGCTGCTCTAATTAACTCATCTCTCCTTCTTTCAACAGCACGTGTAATTTCCAAGCATGCTTGATCAATTTGCCTTTCTAATTCTTCGCAAGATTCCTGCAAGTAAAATAAAGATCTAGATTGATTATACACTGCACTTATTTATGCACTGATGCAGTGACATCCTGTTGCCCCAAAGGCCCTGGGTCAGTTAAATaaggaaatttaaattttattactttgcaACCCAATTTTTTACCAAATAGTAATTTAGTAACAattctaatgttttttttttaaatttgattagCATAGCCCTGGGACAGccatataattttataagtagTACATACGTTAATTTTATCTCCTGATCCTTTGACTAGTTGTATACATTCAGTCATTGCTTTGGCTTCTTCAGAGAGTTGATGGAGGGTTTGTGATAATTCAGTCTGCAATTGTATATAAGAAATGAATATTCAACAATACATAAAGTAAAATCCTGATATCTtgagtatttaaataattgaatattaattaacacacttttattgttcaaTTAGTGTAAACCAAATCTGTTAAGCTGTCAAAATTGATATGTACTGTCGGCCGGGTGGGCTATGATCACTTAAActgtgataataatttttaaattcttccaatttgaataacaataaataaataaataaatatactacaacaatacgcacaccgccatctagtcccaaagtaagcatagcttgtgttatgggtactaagatatctgatgtttttttttttatgaataatataaataaatacttgtaatatacatataaaacacccagacactgaaaaacattcctgttcatcacagaatcattttccagttgtgggaatcgaacccacagccttggactcagtagtcagtcgctgcccactgtgccagtcggccgtcaaacagcATCTAGAGTCTATCTTGCTGCTATACATATGGTCTACAGGTCCCAGACTCCTgtaggagagagagagagaagagaCTTGTGCCCAGTGGTAGGACATTAATAGGCAAAGATAGTgattatatataactaaatcGACACCCCACTTATGGACTTAGATAGAGGAAAAAGTCATAAACCCGCATTAAGATATTCATTTAACTACATATATTCACTTAACTTCATATTATGCATGTAAGTTGAAAAGGGAAGATGTAAACTccctgtaattattttactattcgataaatttatttaatttttccccTGGTACAGGCAATTACAAGCTTAAAAGGGGGCTCCGACAACTGTTGTATCAAGTATcttgaaatgtaataaacaattttgattttttgatttttgatttaattttatcatcattattatgtatttaatttttatttactaccaatATAATAGACCATTTAACACACTTatacatttcttaaatttaacatGTCATATATACCTTTTGTGTTCTAGCTGCACTAGATAGATGTTGTGTTTCATGTGAGGAGTGTCTCTCTGCTAGACATCGTTGACAAATAGGAAGTAGGCAAGTGTTGCAGTAAAGGACGGGCGGTGAACCATGGTCAGTGCATATAGTCCCCAAAGCTCTAAGCTCGTGTTGAGCCAACGGCCCTCTAATTGGATGCCAGGCATCTCTACAGCTGGCACAATAACGCACAGAACACTGCTCACAACGAACTATGGCCACTCGCTTTTCACCTTCACACATTTGGCACGCTTCCTCAGCAGCCGGGGCAACAGTAACACCACCGAAGCGTTCAACGATAGTTCGCATAACACGGAAAGGGGGTAGCCCTTCAGCTCCATTCTCGTCTAAAAATGCTTGCTTACCGCACAATGGACACGTTATATTAAATACTGCGGCGGGGTAAACTGCCGCGGCTGGGGTCCCTGCGTAACTATTAGGCCTTGATCCACAAACTACACCACTGTCAGTCTCACTCGACACAGATGCTTTGTCTGCTTCTTGGTAGTCTGTATTCAATGCAGACGCATTATCGCTATCACTAACATGAATCTGAAGGGAAACGGCACATACGCGACACAATGCATGCCCACAGGGAAGCAGAACTGGTTCCCTGTAGAATTCTTTACATATACACCTGAGCTCTTCTTCCATTTTGGACTTGATAATAATTAGGAGCCTAATTTATTGATACTGGCGATTTGTTGAATGTAGTTGTCATGTTTATATGTCTTAGGAAAATTCCTGTACAAAAAGTTAATtcagaaaatacatatttcctaaaaattaaaaaaattgaaaaaatttacaaaatacacacatcacagACAAACTCCGTACCAtagactatttttattttttatttataaattttattccaaCGTCAAACATAGTGTTATTTCAATTCGTTGTGCTGGACACTAGGGCTCATAGGTGTTGGTATCCTCTTTGACTTCCGTCATGGCTTTAATTGATAATAAGGAATCAATTACCTAAGAATATCAACGACATTTTATGTGGGTGTAGTGTTAAGTTCCCAGCCTATCTTCCACCCTCAACATTGTTTGCCTTACATGAAACTACATTGGATATTATCCTACGGGATTAACATCTTGATAACgaaattaaagtatataaatatgtcGTATCCAGGTTCAGCTTTATCGTTGTGCAAAATACCATTCCATTcaacaaaattaacaaatattcacACGAGTATTACTAAGGATTTTAAGTAAACCTTTCTAAACATTAGAGATTAGATTACATATCAATTTTGATATTGAAAGTCTAGTTAGATATTTCGTTGACTTTCAATTGAACTTTTTTGACAGTAATGATGAGTCCTTTGTATGGAGTGTAGAGGTAGTCCTTTGTTATATACCACAGTATAATGTACCAGTAATCATTTTTAATCAGCTTAcaaaaagcttatttttttgttaacctggttttatatttgtatgtgcaataaagacttcctTTCTCCTTCTTTTTCATCTTTAAATATGCATAATATTTAAAGATGAAAAAGAAGCTATGAGCtaaaaaaagctgaaattaaatacattaggcGTTTCTaacttcactttatttatttaacatattttatgtcGGTAGGTATATACAATAGTGAAGGTACGTAAGATGTTTTGTACAATGTAGTCTGTTTAAGATTGGTTTATTAATGCACTAgtggaccctcgcgacttcgtccgcgaatgatcCAACCTTAACAAAATAGTCATATGTTAtcgcggactgttttttagaacttttaagaAACTATTACGTCATACTTGCATCGTTTTGGCGTAATGTTTAGCGGTCACGCTACGCACGCATCggaatttgtgaaaaaaaatatttttttgcaacaGTTATATAGCGATacttccaataaaaaaatatatccaattCTAAACAACAGTTCCTCATATTAgccaaacaaattcaaaaaattttaacattaattattgtttCACTCACATATGTATAGtcaaacaacttaaaaaaatgaataagaTGAAGTCCggattctatttatttttcattgctCTTAGAAACAAACTCTATAAAGGAGCTACAGCAATATCTGTGGAAAAAGCACGaagttgtttattgtttaaatgaatTTCTCAGTTTGACAGTTAACAGGTTGTCAATAATCAAATTGATTATTtacaaaagagaaaaaataataatataagttaccttcatttaagtattaaatataatcaGAAATTTTCTATACTGTACTGGCCtcagtttatattatttgttggACTTATTTAATCCAATTGGAGATATTCTATtcgctgtttttttatttttccgaaATATCTactaaaattacattaattggGTTACTTTGTTTTGAAATTCTAATGGTCTGTcctaaataatgtatattaattttatttagagtaAAGTAATCTTGATTCTATTATGGAATCGGTATTATCTTCAGACGATAGCTACGATCAAGAaatcaaaactttaaaaaatcaatTAGGCGGTAAGTACGTTTAAATTGCATGTCAAGGCACCCATCAgcctcaataaatataaataaatattcatttatttgtcagAATCGTTGTTCTTATTTAGGGgatggtaaataaaatattggtgCTGATGCTGTAGTTCACAAGCAGTGCTTAAATCCCTTTTCAAACAATGAAAAGGATGGCACTATTTTAAGAGCTGTCAAGTATAACtatcattaattataattttacatttaacacATGCTAAATAGTGTACAAATATTAGAGAAAAGTCAATTATCAGTTTTGAAATCAGAATCTAATAAAAGGTGTCAAATTTAGGTATTAACACAAAATACAAGAATATTAAGTGTTTTCGATGTTTTCtctttaattataatgtttttatagaTGCATtaacattgcattttttttagaatatggATTGGACGAAGATAATTTAAGTAAGCAAGAAATGGTAGATTTACTGAAAGCTCTCCAATTCTCAAAGACAACAGTTCAAGATGATGAATCATTAAAGCTGGTAAATTGTTTAGTATATATTTCTAGTATGATATGATATGGAAgctataatttaatatgtatctagaaaaacaaaataataaattacaacactAAGTACAACAAAATATGATTTgtaagatttttaaatacaattgttGCTAACCAAATTATACATTACCATGAAAGAATTCTGATTACATCTGAAACCTGGTGCTAATTTACCAAAGTAGAACCAGCAAAAAGTATGGGGCGCAGTCTTAGAACCAATAAGAACGGTTCTTACTACATCTAGCTTAAAATAACTGTCATTATATTTGAATGTTACAGGAAGATGATAGTGCCTGCAAATCACCTTCGAAGGTTATAATGAAGAGAAGATATTTAAATGTCAAAGATAGACGAATGCCTTGGAGTCTTTTACCAAACACCCTAACACCAGCAGAAAAAGCGAGGACACTTGCAgcatacataaaagtaatgtcaTTAAACAATTATCGACAAGCAAGACAGTCTGTCAATTTGCTCGCTTGGCCATTACCAATACAGATTATTGAATCAACAAGAGTGCAGCCACTCCGCTCAACAAGAAGTGGTCGCTCTGTCCCAGTTTATACAGACTTTGATGAAGATTCCTCTGATTTTGATCaagtaattacaaaaacaaagaGGAGGAAAATATCATGTGATGACCAAAATGAAGCTGCCATCACAAAAAAAGGATTAAGTTTAAAACGTAAATTTCCAAAAGATGAAAATGTTAGACCATTAAAAGAAGCCAAAATCATTGAAATACATAAATCTGAATCAGATATTCATGATGTCTACTCAATTGATGACTGATTCTGTTCCAGGTATAggatatttaatgtatattatgtgtatgtgtgtatattattataatcaaatagAAACTCCTGAGAAAGGTAGCATTTGGATCTGTTGGGATCTTAGCAACCATGACCGAAAAACATGGTGCAACTccccaattaaaaaaaaatatatagtatatatatatatatatcctttaTAAATCTACAGctgacataataaattaatagtactAATTAGTAGTACCTTTGTGTTAGTGGTACCTTAAAAGCCTAAAGTTGGTAAGAAAAGTTATACCTAAGAAATCAGACACACCTACtttgaataaacaataaaaattgacTTTGATCGCTAGTTGATCTATGCTGGATTACCatctaacaatattttaaagacAATTCATACGCTCATACCACCATTAAACTACATTGGCATATATCTAGGAAACCTGACGATTTTTGTCTACTACACTACCTAaaaacaagcggtgatagcacattgggTCGGAGCCCAACTTCAGCTTTCAgagggcagagttcgaatcccagctaacttttcgaagttatgtgcgtttttattaattaaaatatctcttgcttcaatggtgaaggataacatcgtcaGAAAACCTGGCTGCCTGAGAGTCcaatataatgttctcaagggtgtgtggagtccgccaatcagcactgggccagcgtggtggactatggccttaaccccttctcattgtaatagGAAACCCGTGATGTGttcatgataatgatgacactaacttataatatttatttgtattgatgcCAGCTATTGATTAATAAAGCTTTTACGTGCTACCcctattttgtaaaaaataaacctgAAGGACTGTAGGTAAACAAggcttaatataaaaatattcaaacggCTTTCTTAGATCAGAGTCGGGTCAAGCTGGCTAATCTAAATAACAAAGTCTGAATAATTGAATGTGAATAAATCAATACAACCGGAAAGGTGTAGGAAGTGATTGTTCCTTTCCATAAAATCGAATCCAGCCCTATAGCATAAAATACGGGTTTAGCGTGCCAAAGTCTTGTGTGCCATTTTAGGTGAACTAAGTTCTTCATGGCAATTAATTAGGCCAAAAGTATTTAATTCcagtatttaattattgcaaaGATTGAGCCAAAGTACTTTTCGGTGATCGGttataaaatgttaacattTTCATAAAAAGCCCTTAACTTGCACAGTAccagttaaataattaattaataaataaatatactatgacaatacgcATCGCcgtctagcaccaaagtaagcgtagcttgtgttatgggtactaagttgactgatgaatattttttaatgaataatacataaatacttgtaatatacatataaacacccagacactgaaaaacagccatgttcatcacacaaaaatttccagttgtgggaatcaaaccgcGACTTGGCTgcgactcggaaagcagggtgtAAACTGTAATATTTTCTAAACCATTATTCCTATCTATTTATAGTAAGCATCAACAGTTAAAGACACAACTGATGACTGATTTTTTTCGTGATAcctatttagatttatttatattcaagtaTTACTATCTCCAGAAAAACATGATTTCCTCTGAATTTCTAGAAGGTATGTGTCATAGGTATTATTGTAAAAACATGCGCGAAGCGCGACTGGAATCCGTGCGAGGACCGCTTCACGATTCTAGACTGAATGGTAGCCAAACTGTGTAGGCGATTTGCCTAATTAGGTATTTACATCGAAAAATTGTCGTTGCTCGAATTAATTGCAAGATGAGTGAGGAGGAGTGAGGCAGATTTTTCGATAATTTGAAAGAAATTAAAGGCTTTAACGTTGTGTTATTATGATGTTAAATATTGCAATCTCTTCGTTCAATATCtacaatggtttttattttgtattttgtattttttcgcacaaattttactttcttatataaatataagttttataaagaCTGCCTATTTGAAATTTTGGAAGAAATCCTGAGTTAGTGATGTTCTTAAAAAAGTGCTAAACAGATTTTAATGTCACAGAACATAttatcttaattctgtgaataaagttattaaaattagataagTTTCGCGGAGGATCTGTAGACTAATGACCCGCGCACACTGGAAACGGTAGGTCAGAGCATTTTACTTCTAAAAGgtcattaataaatagttactaAAGGCCAcgtgtaaaaaaatgtttttcttagagaataagttatattataaatgaaattgcAATATGTTACAGTAGagtataaacacatattatttaaagCTTACTGCGACCGTTTGTCTATGTTTCACCTGTTTTCaatgaaaacaatttttattgtaaattgtgttttataaatattaaaaagaaataaatgtatataaacctACCTACCCAAATGAAGATAATcgttattaatttgtttttatttattttaacataatttttttctatgtataaaatatactttacaatTTAGATGAGCTAATTTTATGACTGTt
The genomic region above belongs to Pararge aegeria chromosome 11, ilParAegt1.1, whole genome shotgun sequence and contains:
- the LOC120627287 gene encoding E3 ubiquitin-protein ligase TRIM9 isoform X1, whose protein sequence is MEEELRCICKEFYREPVLLPCGHALCRVCAVSLQIHVSDSDNASALNTDYQEADKASVSSETDSGVVCGSRPNSYAGTPAAAVYPAAVFNITCPLCGKQAFLDENGAEGLPPFRVMRTIVERFGGVTVAPAAEEACQMCEGEKRVAIVRCEQCSVRYCASCRDAWHPIRGPLAQHELRALGTICTDHGSPPVLYCNTCLLPICQRCLAERHSSHETQHLSSAARTQKTELSQTLHQLSEEAKAMTECIQLVKGSGDKINESCEELERQIDQACLEITRAVERRRDELIRAARNTKTEAVANMRSFMSQAAQKVHEATALLHFSIEALKESDHAAFLQVGKILTARAQDTASGLRLSLETPPAPPALTLDIEPVLRTVKVINFVECIPPEKEMKTPAPGAPEMAVEACAARGCSCTLAWRAPHVPRAVRGYVLELDDGLGGPFREVYCGRETVCTIDGLHYASLYSARVKAFNGAGEGPYSEVIGLQTSPVAWFTWDARCAGAEGGLSVDAEGLRARASGWQPRVALADQPLARGVHYWRLRLDHYDGNADPAFGIARADVARDKMLGSDALGWAMYIDGSRSWFVHGGAHGGRAAGGVAAGCTVGVLLDLTRGTLRFTVDDQPQGDIAFTGLRGAFYPAVSLNRGVAVTLQPGLPPPPPPPDLDLSNLSIE
- the LOC120627287 gene encoding E3 ubiquitin-protein ligase TRIM9 isoform X2; the protein is MEEELRCICKEFYREPVLLPCGHALCRVCAVSLQIHVSDSDNASALNTDYQEADKASVSSETDSGVVCGSRPNSYAGTPAAAVYPAAVFNITCPLCGKQAFLDENGAEGLPPFRVMRTIVERFGGVTVAPAAEEACQMCEGEKRVAIVRCEQCSVRYCASCRDAWHPIRGPLAQHELRALGTICTDHGSPPVLYCNTCLLPICQRCLAERHSSHETQHLSSAARTQKTELSQTLHQLSEEAKAMTECIQLVKGSGDKINESCEELERQIDQACLEITRAVERRRDELIRAARNTKTEAVANMRSFMSQAAQKVHEATALLHFSIEALKESDHAAFLQVGKILTARAQDTASGLRLSLETPPAPPALTLDIEPVLRTVKVINFVECIPPGAPEMAVEACAARGCSCTLAWRAPHVPRAVRGYVLELDDGLGGPFREVYCGRETVCTIDGLHYASLYSARVKAFNGAGEGPYSEVIGLQTSPVAWFTWDARCAGAEGGLSVDAEGLRARASGWQPRVALADQPLARGVHYWRLRLDHYDGNADPAFGIARADVARDKMLGSDALGWAMYIDGSRSWFVHGGAHGGRAAGGVAAGCTVGVLLDLTRGTLRFTVDDQPQGDIAFTGLRGAFYPAVSLNRGVAVTLQPGLPPPPPPPDLDLSNLSIE
- the LOC120627288 gene encoding uncharacterized protein LOC120627288 → MESVLSSDDSYDQEIKTLKNQLGEYGLDEDNLSKQEMVDLLKALQFSKTTVQDDESLKLEDDSACKSPSKVIMKRRYLNVKDRRMPWSLLPNTLTPAEKARTLAAYIKVMSLNNYRQARQSVNLLAWPLPIQIIESTRVQPLRSTRSGRSVPVYTDFDEDSSDFDQVITKTKRRKISCDDQNEAAITKKGLSLKRKFPKDENVRPLKEAKIIEIHKSESDIHDVYSIDD